The following DNA comes from Chitinophagales bacterium.
TATTTAGGATTTATTTTTAACCAGGCTTCTACAAACAAAAACGCCTATTTCTTACCTTTGCACTTACATGCAACAAGAATCTATTTTTATTCCATTAGATAATGGTAAACTTCATTTAAAACGTATTTACCAAAATGAAAAAGGCAAGCCCGTTTTTTTGCTTCATGGCTCTATTGAAAATGGAAAAATTTTTTATTCTAATAGTTTAAAAGGTTTTGCTCCTTATTTGGCTCAAAAAGGCTTTGATGTTTTTGTAGTAGATATGCAAGGCAGAGGACTTAGCACGCCCACTATGAGCAGAAAAAGTAAATACGGACAAGTAGATGTTATTAAAACAGATATTCCTGTTTGCCTACAAAAAATAAAAGAATTGAAAGGCAATGTGCCTATATATGGCGTAGCCCACAGCTGGGGAGGCGTGCTTATGCTTGCTTATATGGCAAGGTTTGAAAACAATATTAAAAACTTAGTACTTTTTGGTGCTAAAAGAAGATTAACTATTAGAAATGTCCAATATTTTAAGGAATTATTTTTTGGTTGGAAATTTTTAGGTACTCTCTTAACTCCTTTTTATGGTTATTTGCCCGCCAAAGAACTAAAAATGGGTAGCGATAATGAACCTCGCTACCATTGGAAACAGATAAATGAATGGTTGGGAAACAACAGCAAATGGATAGACAATATGGACGGATATGACTATGGAAAAGCCTTAGCAGAAAAACAATTAGCTCCTTTACTTTTTTTGGACGGAGCCAACGATATGCTGTTAGGACACACACAAGATGTAAAACTATTAATGAGTGAAGTGCACCATGCACAAAAAGACTATTGGTATTTGAGCAAAGAAAATGGATACAAACACAACTACGGGCATGTAGATATGCTGACCCATAAAGACGCTCCTGATGATTATTTTTATAAAATAGTTAACTGGATGCTTGCCAATTAGGTTAATATCGTTTTGATAGCTGTTTAGAACAACTATTGGTCTATTACGGATATCCATGCAGTATTGCTCTAACGGCATTTATCATTGTAAAAACACCATCTAAAAATTATTGAGGATATTTTGAAATAATTTTTTACCTAATTAAAGTAACATTTCCTTTAAGGTTTCCTTTTTCGCTTGTTATACTTTTAGTGTATT
Coding sequences within:
- a CDS encoding alpha/beta fold hydrolase translates to MQQESIFIPLDNGKLHLKRIYQNEKGKPVFLLHGSIENGKIFYSNSLKGFAPYLAQKGFDVFVVDMQGRGLSTPTMSRKSKYGQVDVIKTDIPVCLQKIKELKGNVPIYGVAHSWGGVLMLAYMARFENNIKNLVLFGAKRRLTIRNVQYFKELFFGWKFLGTLLTPFYGYLPAKELKMGSDNEPRYHWKQINEWLGNNSKWIDNMDGYDYGKALAEKQLAPLLFLDGANDMLLGHTQDVKLLMSEVHHAQKDYWYLSKENGYKHNYGHVDMLTHKDAPDDYFYKIVNWMLAN